From the Micromonospora echinospora genome, the window AGGCCGAGCGGCGCCAGCACCGACTCCGACCGCAGGCGCATCCGCCGGGCCAGGTACTCCAGCAGTGCGCCGGAGCGGCGCTCCATCTTGATCGACCCGTGCCGCACCTCAACGAGGCAGGCGGCCTGGCCCGGATGGTGCCGGCCGACCAGCACACCCCCGACCAGCGTCGATTCTGGCGGCTGACCGAGCAGCTAATGGCCGAGGTGAAGCAGGCCGACACCGTCCTGCTGGGCCTGCCCCTCTACAGCCATGGACGGTGCTGACGGATCCACACGGCCGGAAGCCGTCGGCGTTGAGCGATGTTACTCAACCGTAGGTTCGCCGATGCCAGTGGTCGGCGGTGAGAGGCCTTGCCGTGGCTTCCAGCGGTGTGCAGGTCCCGGTGGCGTAGGAGAACGCCGAACGGCGGCTCGCTGAACCAGTCGGGCCGCCGTTCGCAAAACTGCGTATCAGAGCGAGCGGATGTTCTCCGCCTGCAGGCCCTTCTGGCCCTGGGTGATGTCGAACTCCACCCGCTGGTTCTCATCGAGGCTGCGGAAACCGCTCGCCGAGATCGCGGAGAAGTGGGCGAAGACGTCGGCGCCGCCGCCGTCCTGGGTGATGAAACCGAAGCCCTTGTCGCCGTTGAACCACTTCACGGTGCCTGTAGCCATGTCTGCTCCTTTGGAGGCTGTTAGAGGCCGCACTGCGCGGACCCTTCCGCCGCCGCGTTGATCACCCCGCGCCGGAACCGACACGCCAAACGAAAAAGCGCCTGGATGGGTTTCAGATAACCCCATCAGGCGCCGGAAACGTCTACGGAAATCAAAACTGCAACTGGGTAACCGTAGCACAGAATATGGCAGTGCGGGTCAGCACCCTGGTGCGTGGTCCCTGTCACAGCATCAGCCCGACGCCCGGAATCCCGCTGCGGCTCATCGGCCCGGCCGGCGTTGTCCGGTGTGCTGGCCACGGGTGTGTGCTGTGTCAGCACCGCGTCGCGTGCCCGCCTCGATGGGCTGTCAGGAAACTCCTTCCTTGCGGGCCGGCGGGGGAGCCGGATACGACAAACGGTCCCTCTCAAAGGTGGAGAAGGACCGTGAGGCGTGGGTCAGGCGGTGCCGGCTTGCTGGCGGCGCTGGGGGTTCCGGTTGTGCTGGAGGGCTTCTTCGAGCTGGTCTTCGAGGATGATGATCCGGCAGGCGGCTTCGAGGGCGGTGCCGTGGTCGACCATCTCCCGGGCTCGTGCGGCCAGGCGTAGTTGGTAGCGGGAGTAGCGGCGGTGTCCGCCGGCGGAGCGGAACGGGGTGATGAGTTTCGCCTCGTCGAGGCGGCGCAGGAAGTCCTGCGAGGTGCCCACGATCTCTGCGGCGCGGCCCATGGTGTAGGCGGGGTAGTCGTCGTCGTTGAGCATGTCGTCGGGTTGGGCCATACATACCTCTCCGTGACGAGGGCCCCGGCGCAGGAAGCGCCGGGGCCCGGGGTTACGGGTTGAATACACCATTTACCGACAGGTTCGTCGGGTTCTCGTTTCCGCACCGTGCCGCTATCAGCGACATGGGGTGCGAGGATCGCGTAAGCGTGACCGGATACCACCTCACATTCGGTGGGACTACGGTGTCCACCGCAGGACTCGGACTACGTCCTGACGGCGGGCGATCCAACGGCGTCCAGCCCTCCCTTTCCTCTACTTCCATTGCCAGTGGTGCTGCCCGCCGGTGTCGGAGCCCACGCAACTTCACGGCCCCGCACACGTGCGGCGGATCTTTCCTGCATCAGGCGGAGCCCCGAACCTGCATCGGCCCTGCCTGCGGCTGCCCTGACCTGGAGTTACGTCAAGGTCTTCACGTGCACTTACCTTGTCTTGCTTGTGCGGTGATGCGGTTCCACCGCAGTGCCGAGCGAGCCACGAAAGGTTCCGGGCTCTATTTGGGCGCTCGGCCTGTTCCGTCGGCGTTCTTACCGATCTCTGTCGTCAACGGAGGCAACACTACCCAGCCCCACCGAGAATGTCTAGTCGCCGGAGGCCAGATTTTCTCGGTGCCCGCCCGAGGCTTTCGGTCGGGGTGTCGGATGGCCGGTCGTCGCAGGGCGGGATCATCCGGGCGTAGCGGTCCTAGCCCTCTCGGCGCCGAGGGCGGCGGGGATGATCGGCTGTAAGGCGATGGCGGGCTGGGTGGCCGACGCGCCGGAGACGATCTTGAGAGAAGTGAGGGCGGCCGGCTGAGACCGACGAGCATCCGTCACCTCCCGACAACCGGCCGGTCACCGGGATGCACGACAGTGCGGGCCATGCCCCGCAAAGCGCAAGACTCGGCATCCGCCCTCGCCGCACTGCTCGCGGCCGATCGGGTGGAGCTCGCTGCAGAGTTTTTCGCATACTCGTTCACGACCAACCTCGACGACGCCTTCCCGCGGCGCGCCGAGAGCGAACTGGGCGGCATGCTCGCCGAGTTCGCCCAGGTGCGCCTGAACAAGTGGCTCTGGCGTCCGACCCACGAGCCGGACGCCACCGTGTTCCGGCTACTGCTGGAGGTCGTCCTGCTTTGGGAACGCGCCGATCTGGCCGCACGCGCGCGCTCGGAGCCGATGGAAGTGGCCTTGCTGATGCCGGGGGAAGCCCTGCTGCGCGCGGAGGATCCGAAGGCGGCGGTGCGGAGCGCGCTTCGATCGGCACGCCGCTGACCGTCGGATTGCGCGACGCGAGCGCCAGCTTGAGCGGCCTCTCCGGTGCGGCACCTCAGTGGGCCTCGGTCAACATGAAGGGCGGACATCCCGTGGGAAGCACCCCACGAAGGGGTCCAGAGCCGACAACTCAACGCACTCGTCAAGGGCTTGAAACGGCCGTTGGGTTCAGGGCAGGACTAGTGCCACATCAGGTGCCGTTTTGCTCTGCTGGGCGTTCTGCGACGATGTTCTATATGAACGAGGAAGTAATCCCCATTCTTCGCGTTGAGGACGCTGCGGCGGCGGTTG encodes:
- a CDS encoding cold-shock protein yields the protein MATGTVKWFNGDKGFGFITQDGGGADVFAHFSAISASGFRSLDENQRVEFDITQGQKGLQAENIRSL
- a CDS encoding MerR family transcriptional regulator → MAQPDDMLNDDDYPAYTMGRAAEIVGTSQDFLRRLDEAKLITPFRSAGGHRRYSRYQLRLAARAREMVDHGTALEAACRIIILEDQLEEALQHNRNPQRRQQAGTA